CTGGTGCGCCGCGACAGCTTCGAGCGTGACTACGAGCGCATGCCCTCGGCGCCGCTCACGCAGGACGTGCTGGGCATTCCGGTGCGCAAGGTCATCATCCAGGTGGTGGCGGGGCGCAACATCGCCGTGCTGGTCGAGGCGGCCGTGCGCAATTCGATCCTGCAGCTGCGCGGGATCGACACCTATGCGGATTTCGTGGCGCGCCACCACAAGGCGATGGAAACCGGCCAAGACTGACCCCGTTTTGTTTTGCCAGGGACACCGCGGAACCGGCTTTGCCGGGCCGCCGGTGTCGCCCCCTGAAAGGGGGTTGGCGAAGCGACACGAAGTGCGCGAAGACTGGGGGTAAGCCCTGTTCTAGCGCTTCTTTACACAGTCGCCGCAGAGGCCGTAGAGCGACATGGCGTGGTCCTGCAGGATCCAGCCCTTGTCCTTGGAAATCATCTGCTGGCGCCGCTCGATCTCGGCGTCGTAGAACTCCTCGACCTTGCCGCACGAGGTGCAGATCAGGTGGTCGTGGTGCGTGCCTTCGTTCAGCTCGTAGACCGCCTTGCCGCTTTCGAAGTGGCTGCGCTCCAGGATGCCGGCCTGCTCGAACTGCGTCAGCACGCGGTAAACGGTGGCAAGGCCGATGTCGGAATGTTCGTTGAGCAGGACGCGAAACACGTCTTCGGCCGTCATGTGCCGCTGGCTGCCTGTCTGGAAGATTTCCAGAATCTTCAGGCGTGGCAAGGTGGCCTTGAGGCCGGTATTCTTGAGTTCGTCGATATTGGCCATTGATGGTTCCTGCGCCCTGTGCTGCGGTCAGGTCCTGAAAAGGTCAGCCGCTACAATGGCCGATCATATCGCTACCCCCTTTTCCTCCCATGCCTGCCATTTTCCAACGCCGTTCCTGGCTGCTGGTTGCTGCCGTCGCCGCGACGCTCTGCCTCGGTGCCTGCAGCGGTTTCAGCGATCGCACGCGTGGCGCGCTGGCCGCGGTCACGCCCTACAAGGTCGAAGTGGTCCAGGGCAACTTCGTGTCGAAGGAGCAGGTCGCGGCGCTCAAACCCGGCATGTCCCGCCAGCAGGTGCGTGAAATCCTCGGCACTTCGCTGCTGAACGACGTGTTCCACGCCAATCGCTGGGACTACGTGTTCACCATCCGCCGCCAGGGCGTCGAACCCCAGGAGCGCCACCTGACCGTGTTCTTCAACGGCGAGTTGATGGACCGCTTCGTAGGCGACGAGATGCCCAGCGAAGAAGAGTTCGTCGCCACGCTCGACACCCGCAAGAAAACCGGCAAGATCCCCCCGCTCGAGGCCTCGGAAGAAGAACTCAAGAAGTTCGCGCCCGCCAAGGACGAGAAGGCCGACGCTGCCGCCGCCTCGACGACCGTGCCTCCGCTGCCGGCGGCCTACCCCCCGCTCGAAGCCGCGCGCTGAGCGCAGCAGGAGCGGGCGGCGCCCGCCGAGTCAGGCGGCGTCCGTCCGGTCCCCTCATGGTTCCCAGTGGCCTGCGGGCCATCTCGATGACTGAATCCGCGTGACTCAACCTATCTCTTCCTCCCCCTCCGCCACCCCCGCGCTGCGCCGCATCGCCATCGCCATCGCCGGCGCCTCGGGCCGCATGGGTCACATGCTCATCGAGGCCGTGCGCAACGCGCCCGACTGCCGCCTGGCCGGCGCCCTCGACATCGCCGGCAGCGAAGCCATCGGCGCCGACGCGGCCGCCTTCCTGGGCTTCACGAGCGGCGTGCCCATCGTGGCCGACCTGCGCACGGGCCTGAAAGACGCGCAGGTGCTCATCGACTTCACCCGCCCCGAAGGCACGCTCGCGCACCTGGCGGTCTGCCGCGAACTGGGCGTGCAGGCCGTCATCGGCACCACCGGCTTCAGCGACGCGCAGAAGGCCGAGATCGCCGAGATCGCGAAAGACGTGGCGATCATGCTGGCGCCCAACATGAGCGTGGGCGTCAACGTCACCTTCAAGCTGCTCGAGATGGCCGCCAAGGCGATGTCGACCGGCTACGACATCGAGATCATCGAGGCCCACCACCGCCACAAGGTCGATGCCCCCTCGGGCACCGCGCTCAAGATGGGCGAAGTCATCGCCGACGCGCTGGGCCGCGACCTGAAGGACTGCGCGGTCTATGCCCGCGAAGGCATCACCGGCGAGCGCGACCCGTCGACCATCGGCTTCTCGGCCATCCGCGGCGGCGACATCGTCGGCGACCACACCGTGCTGTTCGCCGGCATCGGCGAGCGCATCGAGATCACGCACAAGTCGTCGAGCCGCGTCACCTATGCGCAAGGCGCCCTGCGTGCGGTGCGCTTCCTGGCCGAGCAGAAAGCTGGCCTCTTCGACATGTACGACGTGCTCGGTCTGCGTTAAGGCCAACCGATGAGCGTCCTCGAACTGCTGACCCATGGCGACGGCGTCAGCCGTTCGGTGGCGGCGCTGCTGCTGGCGATGTCGATCGCGAGCTGGGTCGTGATCCTCTGGAAGGCGTGGCTGCTGCGCGGCGGCACGCGCGACGTGCTGCGCGGCATCGCAGCGTTCTGGCAGTCGGCCACGCTGGCCGATGCCGAGCAGAAGCTCAAGGCGTTCGACCGGGCCACGCTGGTGCTGCCTGCAGTCGTCGCCATCAAGAACGTGGCGGCCGTCAACGTCAATGGAACGCTGGGCGCCACAGGCGACCGCAACCAACGTCTCACACGCGCATTGCGCGATGCCTTGCACGGCGCGCTGCGGCGCCTGCAGGCGGGGCAGATTCTTCTCGCCACGGTCGGCGCCACGGCCCCCTTCGTCGGCCTGCTGGGCACGGTCTGGGGCATCTATGGCGCGCTGACGGGCATCGCGGGCCAGACCGGCGGCTTCACCATCGACAAGGTGGCCGGGCCCGTCGGCGAAGCGCTCGTCATGACGGCCTTCGGCCTCGCAGTCGCCATTCCGGCCGTGCTGGCCTACAACGTCTTTGGCCGCGTCATCGGTCGCGTCGAAGCCGAGCTCGAAGGCTTCGCGCACGACCTGCTCAGCAGCTTCGGCGAGGCACCGGCACCTGCCGCGCCGCCGCCGGCACGGCCGATGCCCGTCTAGAGAGCAGGACGCAACATGGCCTTCGGACGCACATCGCTCGGCAGCAGCGCCGCAGGCGGCGGACGCGCCACCGGGGCCGGCGGGCAGCGGCCGCTCTCGGACATCAACGTCACGCCGCTGGTCGACGTGATGCTGGTGCTGCTGGTGATCTTCATCATCACGGCGCCGCTGATGGCCAGTTCGATCAAGCTCGACCTGCCGCAGACCGATGCCGGCCAGCCCAATGACACGCCCAAGTTCGTGAGCCTCTCGGTCGATGCATCGGGCAAGGTGTTCCTGAACGACAAGCCCGTGACCGACGAAGAGCTGGCCGCCCAGCTCGAGAAGGCCGCCGCGGACAGCAAGGACACCGAAGTGCAATTGCGCGCCGACCAGACCGTGCCCTACGGCAAGGTGGTGGCGCTCATGGGCATTGCGAACAAGGCGGGGCTGAGCCGCATCGGCTTCGTGACCGAGGCCGAAGCGGCGTCCGAAAAGCCGCGCTGACCGGGCCTCCTCAGCCCAGCACCACCGGCTTGGTGTTCCAGATCTCGTGCGCGTACTGCGCAATCGTCCGGTCCGAAGAAAACGCGCCCATCCCCGCCACATTCAGAATCGCCATCCGCGTCCACGCATCCGAATCGCGGTACAGCGCATCGACCTCGGCCTGCTTGGCGACATAGCTCGCGTAGTCGGCCAGCAGCAGGTAATGGTCGCCCCAGTTCACCAGCGCATCGTAGATGCCCTGGTAGCGCGCCGGCTCGCCCGGCGAGAACGCGCCGTCGCGGATCGCGTCGAGCACGCGCTTCAATTCCGCGTTCTCTTCGTAGATGTCGCGCGGCTGGTAGCCGTGAGCCCGGATGTCCGCCACTTCCGGCGTCGTGTTGCCGAAGATGAAGATGTTCTCCGGCCCCACGTTCTCGCGCATCTCCACGTTGGCGCCGTCGAGCGTGCCGATGGTGAGCGCGCCGTTGAGCGCGAACTTCATGTTCCCGGTGCCCGAGGCCTCGGTGCCCGCGGTGGAAATCTGCTCCGACAGGTCGGCCGCCGGCATGATGATCTCGGCCAAGCTCACGCTGTAGTTCGGCAGGAACACCACCTTCAGCAGCTTGCCCACGCGCGCATCGGCGTTGATGGTGCTCGCCACGTCGTTGATGAGCCGGATCACCAGCTTGGCCATCACGTATGCCGAGGCCGCCTTGCCCGCGAACACCACCACGCGCGGCACGATGTCGACCGGTGTGCCGGCGGCCTGCGCATCGAGGATGCGGTGATAGCGCGCCACCACATGCAGCACATTGAGCAGCTGCCGCTTGTATTCGTGGATACGCTTGACCTGCACGTCGAACATCGCATCGGTGTCCAGGTCGATCTTCAGGTGCTCTCCGACCCAGTTGGCCAGCCGCAGCTTGTTCTCGCGCTTGGCATGGCGGAACGCGCGCACGAACGCGGGTTGCGCGGCCATGGGCTTGAGCGCCTCGAGTTGCGACAGGTCGCGCCGCCAGCCCTTGCCGATGCGCTGGTCGAGCAGCCCGGCCAACGGCGGGTTGGCCTGCGCCAGCCAGCGGCGCGGCGTGACGCCGTTGGTCTTGTTGTTGAAGCGCTCGGGAAAGATCTTGTCGAAGTCGGCAAAGATCGACTGCTTCATCAGCTCCGAATGCAGGCCCGACACACCGTTGATCGAGTGGCTCGCAAGCACCGCCACATACGCCATGCGCACGCGCCGCTCGCCCGATTCGTCCACCAGCGAAAGCCGGCGCATCAACTCCACGTCGTTGCCCACCTTCTGCGTCACGGTGGCGAGGAACTTCGCGTTCATGTCGTAGATGATCTGCAGGTGCCGCGGCAATATGCGCCCCAGCATTTCCACCGGCCAGGTCTCCAGCGCCTCGTGCATCAGCGTGTGGTTGGTGTAGCTGAACACCTTCTGCGTGTGCGCCCAGGCCTCGTCCCATGCGAGACCGTGCTCGTCGAGCAGGAGGCGCATGAGCTCGGGCACCGCGAGCACCGGGTGCGTGTCGTTCAGGTGGATGCTGACCTTCTCGGAGAGCTGGTCGAAGGTCTTGTGGCTGCGCAGGTACCGGCGCAGCAGGTCCTGCACGCTCGCGCTGCAGAAAAAATACTCCTGGTGCAGCCGCAGCTCGCGGCCCGAGGGCGTGGAGTCGTCGGGGTAGAGCACGCGCGAGACGTTCTCCGACTGGTTCTTGCTTTCCACCGCGCCCATGTAGTTGCCGCGGTTGAAGGCCGAGAGGTCGATTTCCTCGGTGGCGCGCGCCGACCACAGCCTGAGCGTGTTGGTGGCCTGCGTGCCGTAGCCGGGAATGATGGTGTCGTAGGCCACGGCACGCACGTCGTGCGTGTCGACCCAATCGGCCGCGCCGTAGGGCGCATTGAGGCCTTCGCGTTTCTGCACATGGCCGCCGAAGCGCACGCGGTAGTTCACCTCGGGCCGCTGGAACTCCCAGGGGTTGCCGCGCGTGAGCCAGTAGTCGGGCGTTTCCACCTGCTGGCCGTCGACGATGCGCTGGCGGAACATGCCGTATTCATAGCGGATGCCGTAGCCCATGCCGGGCACGCCGAGCGTGGCCATCGAATCGAGAAAACAGGCCGCGAGCCGCCCGAGGCCGCCGTTGCCGAGCGCCGCGTCGGGTTCGCGCTCGGCCAGCGCCGACATGTCGACGCCGAAGTCGGCCAGCGCTTCGCGCACCGTGTCGTAGAGGTCGACAGCGAGCAGCGCGTTGGTGAAGGTGCGCCCGATGAGGAACTCCATCGAGAGGTAGTAGACGCGCTTCAAGTCCTGCGCGTAGTTGGCGCGCGTGGTCATCATCCAGCGCTCGACCAGCTGGTCGCGCACGGCCTGCGAGGTGGCGTTGAGCCAGTCGTCCTGGCTGGCCGCGACCGGGTCCTTGCCGACCGCATAGATCAGCTTGTTGGCCACGGCGCGCTTGAAGGCCGCGACGTCGCGGTCGGGGTGGTCGTAGGCGAAGTCTTTGATTGTCATGTGGTGGCGCTCCCGAGGTGAGTGTTTGTATTTGCCGAGCGTGGATCAGATGGAGCCCAGCGCCTGTTGGTAGACGGCGATGTATTGCGCGGCGGCCGTGCCCCAGTCGGCCGGACGCCGCATGGCATGGCCGCGCACGCGGCGCCAGTCGGGCGCGCGCTGGTAGAGGGCGAAGGCACGGCGCAGCGCGCGTTCGTAGTCGGCTGGGTCGAAGCGGTCGAACACGAAACCGGTGGCCTCGCCGCTCGCCATGTCTTCGAGCGTGCTGTCGACCACCGTGTCGGCCAGCCCGCCCACGCGGCGCACCAGCGGCAGGCTGCCGTATTTCAGGCCGTACATCTGCGTGAGGCCGCAGGGCTCGAAGAGCGAGGGCACCAGCGTCACGTCGCCGGCGCCGAAGAGCTGGTGCGCCAGCGTTTCGTTGTAGCCGATGGTGACGCTGACCGATTCCGGCGCCGCCGCCGCGCGCTGGCGAAAGGCCTCTTCGAGCCACGCTTCGCCGCTGCCCAGCAGCGCGAGCTGGCCGCCCTGCGCGAGCAGCGCATCGATGCCGCCGAGCACGAGATGCAGGCCCTTCTGCTCAGTGAGCCGGCTGACCAGGATGAAGAGCGGCGCATCCGGCCGCTCGGCGAGGCCGAGCTGATGCTGCAGCACCGCCTTGCAGCGCGCCTTGCCCGCCATGTGGCGGCCTTCGGGCGTGTGAAAGCCCTGCACCAGCGCGGCGTCGGCGGCCGGGTTCCAGACCTTGTCGTCCACCGCGTTCAGGATGCCGGTGAGCACGCCGCTGCGCTGGCGCAGCAGGCCGTCGAGGCCGCAGCCCTGCTCGGGCGTCTGGATCTCGAGCGCGTAGGTCGGGCTCACGGTGGTGAGCCGGTCGGCGAAGTACAGGCCGGCCTTCATGAACGAGACCTGGCCGTGGTATTCGAGGCCATTCATGTGGAAGGCGGGGCCTGGCAAGCCCAGGTCGGTGAAATGCCACGGCGCGAAGATGCCCTGGTAGGCCAGGTTGTGCACCGTGAACACGGTACCCACGCGCGGTTGGCCGGGCCGCCGCGCAAAGGCGATGTACGCGGGCGCCAGCGCCGCATGCCAGTCGTGCGCATGCACGACCTCGGGCTGCCATGTCGCGTCGAGCCCCTGCGCGAGTTGCGCTGCGGCCCAGCCGAGCAACGCGAAGCGCCGGTGGTTGTCGGCGTAGGGCTGGCGCGCCGTGTCTTCGTAGGGGTTGCCGGGCCGGTCGTACAGGGCCGGTGCGTCGATCACGTAGGCGGAAATCGCCGGCGCACCGTCGATGGCGATGTGCCCGGCCCGCAGGCCGAAGCGCTCGCCCCAGGGCGCATTGAAATCCGCCACCGGCGCCAGGTCGCGCACCCCGGCCACGATGGCCGGAAAACCCGGCAGCAGCACGCGTGCGTCCTGCCCCTCGGCCATGAGCGCGATGGGCAGGGCGCCGGCGATGTCCGCCAGTCCGCCGGTCTTCAGGAGGGGAAAGAGTTCGGCGCTGACCTGGAGGATTCGCATCGTTCGTGGCTGCGGCGTCAGGCCGTCAATCGTTTGAGCATTTCGCGGGTGACAAGCACCACGCCGGTCTCGGTGCGCTCGAAGCGCGCGGCGTCGGCGGCGGCATCTTCGCCGATCACCATGTCGTCGGGAATCACGCAGCCGCGGTCGATCACCACTTTGCTGAGCCGGGCGCCGCGGCCCACTTCCACGTCGGGCAACAGCACGGCTTCGTTGATTTCGCAGAACGAATGAATGCGCACCCCCGAGAACAGCACCGAGCTGCTCACCTTGGAGCCCGAGACGATGCAGCCGCCCGAGACGATGGTGTTGACCGTCATGCCGTGGTGGCCGTGGCGGTCGAGCACGAACTTGGCCGGGGGCAGTTGCCGCTGGTAGGTCCAGATGGGCCAGTCGGTGTCATAGATGTCGAGTTCGGGGGTGATCGAGGCCAGGTCGAGGTTGGCTGCCCAGAATGCATCAATCGTGCCCACGTCGCGCCAGTAGGCCTTGGCATCGGGTCCGCGCGAGGCCCGCGTGACGCAGGACATGCCGAAGGGATGCGCCAGTGCGCGGCCCTGCGCCACGGCGCGCGGGATGATGTCCTTGCCGAAATCGTGGCTCGAATCGGGATTGGCGGCGTCTTCCTCGAGCAGCTGGTAGAGGTAGGCGGAGTCGAACACGTAGATGCCCATGCTGGCCAGCGCCACGTCGGGGTGGCCGGGCATGGCGGGCGGATCGGCCGGCTTCTCGAGAAAGGCCGTGATCTGGCGGCCGTCGTCGATGGCCATCACGCCGAAGGCGGTGGCCTCCATGCGCGGCACCTCGATGCAGCCGACCGTGCAGCCCAGGCCGCGCTCGGCATGGTCCTTCACCATGATCGAGTAGTCCATCTTGTAGATGTGGTCGCCTGCCAGCACCACCACGTAGTCGTGCTTGGTCGAGCGGGTCTGAATGATGTCCAGGTTCTGGAACACCGCATCGGCCGTGCCGCGGTACCAGTGCTCGTCGCCCACGCGCTGCTGCGCGGGCAGCACGTCGACCATCTCGTTGAGCTCGGCCCGCAGGAAGCTCCAGCCGCGCTGCAGGTGGCGCATGAGCGAATGCGACTTGTACTGCGTGACCACCGCCATGCGCCGGATGCCGGAATTGAGGCAGTTCGACAGCGCGAAATCGATGATGCGGAACTTGCCGCCGAAGTACACGGCCGGTTTGGCCCGCCGGTCGGTCAGCTGCTTGAGGCGGGAGCCTCGGCCGCCAGCCAGCACCAGGGCGATGGTGCGGCGGACCAGTTGATGGGCCTGCAGGGGTTCCTGCGAGGGGGGCGTGCTGAGCTTGTTGTCCATCCTGTGTCTCCGTTCGTTCGTTCGTTGGAATGCGTCGTCAGAGTTTCTGTAGCGAGGCTAGCACCGCGCTGCGCGCATGGCTTCTACGTTCTTGCAACCCGGATGCTCGAAAAAGATACTTCTGCCGCATAGCCGAGCGCCTCTGGCGATGCGCCGTGGTCATGGGCGGGATCGGTCGAGAGACAACTGCGCCAGTTGCCCGGGGGCAGTGTGAAATTCACCGTCTCTGCGCCGGCATTGACCAGCACCAGCCATGCGCCTGCGTCCTCCCTCGCCGCGCTGTTGTCGAAGAGGATTGCAAGGGCTGTGCCCGCATGCCAGTCGTCCGGCGTCATCGGCTGGCCGTCGGGGCGCAGCCAGCGGATGGCCGGTGTGTCCTCGGGCGGATCGGCCGGCCACCAGCGCGTGCTGCGCAGCACCGGCGCTTCGCGGCGCAAGGCGGTGAGCCGCGCGACAAAGTCGCTCGTGCGCGCCATGTCGCCGGCGGGATCGGGTGCACCGATCCATGCGAGCCAGGTGGTCTCGTTGTCCTGGCAGTAGGCGTTGTTGTTGCCCTGCTGGCTGTGGCCCAGCTCGTCGCCGGCCAGCAGCATCGGCGTGCCCTGCGAGAGCAGCAGCACTGCGAGCAGCGCGCGCTGCAGGCGGCTGCGCTTTGCCAGCACGCCAGCGTCGTCGCTCGGGCCTTCGATGCCGCAGTTGTTGCTCAGGTTGTGGGTATGGCCGTCGCGGTTGTTCTCGCCATTCGCGAGGTTGTGGCGTTCTTCATAACTGACGAGGTCGCGCAGGGTGAAACCGTCATGCGCGGTGATGAAGTTGACGCTCGCCACCGGCGCGCGGCCGTGGTGGGCGAACTGCGTGCTCGA
This region of Variovorax sp. RKNM96 genomic DNA includes:
- the fur gene encoding ferric iron uptake transcriptional regulator, with the translated sequence MANIDELKNTGLKATLPRLKILEIFQTGSQRHMTAEDVFRVLLNEHSDIGLATVYRVLTQFEQAGILERSHFESGKAVYELNEGTHHDHLICTSCGKVEEFYDAEIERRQQMISKDKGWILQDHAMSLYGLCGDCVKKR
- the bamE gene encoding outer membrane protein assembly factor BamE; the encoded protein is MPAIFQRRSWLLVAAVAATLCLGACSGFSDRTRGALAAVTPYKVEVVQGNFVSKEQVAALKPGMSRQQVREILGTSLLNDVFHANRWDYVFTIRRQGVEPQERHLTVFFNGELMDRFVGDEMPSEEEFVATLDTRKKTGKIPPLEASEEELKKFAPAKDEKADAAAASTTVPPLPAAYPPLEAAR
- the dapB gene encoding 4-hydroxy-tetrahydrodipicolinate reductase, which encodes MTQPISSSPSATPALRRIAIAIAGASGRMGHMLIEAVRNAPDCRLAGALDIAGSEAIGADAAAFLGFTSGVPIVADLRTGLKDAQVLIDFTRPEGTLAHLAVCRELGVQAVIGTTGFSDAQKAEIAEIAKDVAIMLAPNMSVGVNVTFKLLEMAAKAMSTGYDIEIIEAHHRHKVDAPSGTALKMGEVIADALGRDLKDCAVYAREGITGERDPSTIGFSAIRGGDIVGDHTVLFAGIGERIEITHKSSSRVTYAQGALRAVRFLAEQKAGLFDMYDVLGLR
- a CDS encoding MotA/TolQ/ExbB proton channel family protein, which encodes MSVLELLTHGDGVSRSVAALLLAMSIASWVVILWKAWLLRGGTRDVLRGIAAFWQSATLADAEQKLKAFDRATLVLPAVVAIKNVAAVNVNGTLGATGDRNQRLTRALRDALHGALRRLQAGQILLATVGATAPFVGLLGTVWGIYGALTGIAGQTGGFTIDKVAGPVGEALVMTAFGLAVAIPAVLAYNVFGRVIGRVEAELEGFAHDLLSSFGEAPAPAAPPPARPMPV
- a CDS encoding biopolymer transporter ExbD — protein: MAFGRTSLGSSAAGGGRATGAGGQRPLSDINVTPLVDVMLVLLVIFIITAPLMASSIKLDLPQTDAGQPNDTPKFVSLSVDASGKVFLNDKPVTDEELAAQLEKAAADSKDTEVQLRADQTVPYGKVVALMGIANKAGLSRIGFVTEAEAASEKPR
- a CDS encoding glycogen/starch/alpha-glucan phosphorylase — translated: MTIKDFAYDHPDRDVAAFKRAVANKLIYAVGKDPVAASQDDWLNATSQAVRDQLVERWMMTTRANYAQDLKRVYYLSMEFLIGRTFTNALLAVDLYDTVREALADFGVDMSALAEREPDAALGNGGLGRLAACFLDSMATLGVPGMGYGIRYEYGMFRQRIVDGQQVETPDYWLTRGNPWEFQRPEVNYRVRFGGHVQKREGLNAPYGAADWVDTHDVRAVAYDTIIPGYGTQATNTLRLWSARATEEIDLSAFNRGNYMGAVESKNQSENVSRVLYPDDSTPSGRELRLHQEYFFCSASVQDLLRRYLRSHKTFDQLSEKVSIHLNDTHPVLAVPELMRLLLDEHGLAWDEAWAHTQKVFSYTNHTLMHEALETWPVEMLGRILPRHLQIIYDMNAKFLATVTQKVGNDVELMRRLSLVDESGERRVRMAYVAVLASHSINGVSGLHSELMKQSIFADFDKIFPERFNNKTNGVTPRRWLAQANPPLAGLLDQRIGKGWRRDLSQLEALKPMAAQPAFVRAFRHAKRENKLRLANWVGEHLKIDLDTDAMFDVQVKRIHEYKRQLLNVLHVVARYHRILDAQAAGTPVDIVPRVVVFAGKAASAYVMAKLVIRLINDVASTINADARVGKLLKVVFLPNYSVSLAEIIMPAADLSEQISTAGTEASGTGNMKFALNGALTIGTLDGANVEMRENVGPENIFIFGNTTPEVADIRAHGYQPRDIYEENAELKRVLDAIRDGAFSPGEPARYQGIYDALVNWGDHYLLLADYASYVAKQAEVDALYRDSDAWTRMAILNVAGMGAFSSDRTIAQYAHEIWNTKPVVLG
- the glgA gene encoding glycogen synthase GlgA: MRILQVSAELFPLLKTGGLADIAGALPIALMAEGQDARVLLPGFPAIVAGVRDLAPVADFNAPWGERFGLRAGHIAIDGAPAISAYVIDAPALYDRPGNPYEDTARQPYADNHRRFALLGWAAAQLAQGLDATWQPEVVHAHDWHAALAPAYIAFARRPGQPRVGTVFTVHNLAYQGIFAPWHFTDLGLPGPAFHMNGLEYHGQVSFMKAGLYFADRLTTVSPTYALEIQTPEQGCGLDGLLRQRSGVLTGILNAVDDKVWNPAADAALVQGFHTPEGRHMAGKARCKAVLQHQLGLAERPDAPLFILVSRLTEQKGLHLVLGGIDALLAQGGQLALLGSGEAWLEEAFRQRAAAAPESVSVTIGYNETLAHQLFGAGDVTLVPSLFEPCGLTQMYGLKYGSLPLVRRVGGLADTVVDSTLEDMASGEATGFVFDRFDPADYERALRRAFALYQRAPDWRRVRGHAMRRPADWGTAAAQYIAVYQQALGSI
- the glgC gene encoding glucose-1-phosphate adenylyltransferase, yielding MDNKLSTPPSQEPLQAHQLVRRTIALVLAGGRGSRLKQLTDRRAKPAVYFGGKFRIIDFALSNCLNSGIRRMAVVTQYKSHSLMRHLQRGWSFLRAELNEMVDVLPAQQRVGDEHWYRGTADAVFQNLDIIQTRSTKHDYVVVLAGDHIYKMDYSIMVKDHAERGLGCTVGCIEVPRMEATAFGVMAIDDGRQITAFLEKPADPPAMPGHPDVALASMGIYVFDSAYLYQLLEEDAANPDSSHDFGKDIIPRAVAQGRALAHPFGMSCVTRASRGPDAKAYWRDVGTIDAFWAANLDLASITPELDIYDTDWPIWTYQRQLPPAKFVLDRHGHHGMTVNTIVSGGCIVSGSKVSSSVLFSGVRIHSFCEINEAVLLPDVEVGRGARLSKVVIDRGCVIPDDMVIGEDAAADAARFERTETGVVLVTREMLKRLTA